The following coding sequences are from one Priestia megaterium NBRC 15308 = ATCC 14581 window:
- a CDS encoding VOC family protein: MKIHHLNLTVTDVPATQEFLETYFGMTCRANRGKGFAIMHDEDGFVLTLMKGSKVNYPKTFHIGFPQENEEQVNKINQRLKEDGFNVEPPKQLHGYTFYVEAPGGFTVEVLC; the protein is encoded by the coding sequence ATGAAAATTCATCACCTCAACCTAACAGTTACAGATGTTCCTGCTACTCAAGAATTTTTGGAAACTTATTTTGGTATGACATGCAGGGCAAACAGGGGTAAAGGTTTTGCTATAATGCATGATGAAGATGGTTTTGTACTAACTTTAATGAAGGGAAGCAAAGTCAACTATCCAAAGACCTTCCATATTGGATTCCCCCAAGAGAATGAAGAGCAGGTAAATAAAATTAATCAACGGTTAAAAGAAGATGGATTTAATGTCGAACCTCCAAAACAATTACATGGTTATACATTTTATGTAGAGGCACCTGGAGGATTTACAGTTGAGGTACTTTGTTAA